The genomic interval GTGCAAATTGCTCGAACCACACACCCAATATTTGCATATCCAAACACACAGGTTGTgagacaaacacacacacaacacacaagcCAGTAAATGTCCTGTAGGTAAACATAAAAGACCCTAATTTTGAATTTACTCGTTAACTGTTAACTGTTTAAGCCGAACAAACTGTACCTATGTAAATTGCCTCACGAACCAAACTTGCCTAACGCGtcgcataattaattttttgtttgacaCAACCGAAAATGCGTCTAAAATCTGTAGGGATTTTAAAACATTGTTTTTTTGGGTGACAGGGAAACATGAAATTTGGATGTTGACAAACACACCTTTTCGAGCAATTAGACAATAGATGTTTCGTTAGTTTaccacaacaaaaaattctgcATTTCCCCGATCCATTCAAAATCCCTTTCTCCAAACTCCATCATCTCCACTCATTAAtctaagtgtgtgtgtatctatGAATTTGCGACTCTTATCGTTTGCCTAGTAACTCTGAAGTACTTGTATTATTTGGAATGTCCTATTAACTTAGTTGCTTGTTATTGTAGAAATTCGATCTGTACTACTCTCTTCTACTTCTAATCTGTAACTAAAATCTGATGCGATGCTCGCGTCCGTCTGAATAAATTAACTATCTTGCATTGTTTATTTCCATTCGGATTTAtgaattgtgtttttttcggATCAAACAATTTTAAACATTGGAACCCTATCAATCAATCGATCAAAATCAACCATCAACTGGACCTCTAACACACAACCAACACTCAACTATTGTATGTAACCAACTCGACTCGACAACAACTACCAATATTGGCGCCTATCTGATCTTGcatgaaatgaaaaccaaaactCAATCgataattgaaaatcaaaaatgaaaaacaaaaaaaaaaaaaacaaaccgagAAATCCCTTTGCCGTGCATTGTAATAATCAAGTGTTTGGTACGACCTCGTTTTCCCTGACGGTTGAAGGCATGGGTCCCTATCCGCTGAGCGATAGCACCAATCTGCTGGGTCCCGGATCGAGCAGCTATGGTCCCGGCGGAGTCCTCGGATCCGCTTCCGGATCGGGTGGCCATTGCTACACGAACTACGGCACCAATCTGCAGACGCCGCAGGTGGCGCGGAAGTGCCACTACGACGAGGTCGACGACTACAGTTTCCGCCGGCACTCGGCGCACGGAAGGATGTCATGTAGGTTGACCCAGCACCACCGCTAATAATAAGCCACCACAACCCAGCTGAGCCACTGACCCACTGAGTCACCACGCAGCCACTCAGCCACTCAGCCAATCACGAAAGCATTTACACGAAAATGCCCAAAACCAAATGCACCCAGTCGAATCTAAGCCATATATATAGCCACCAAACATATAGACGTATATATCCAAATAGGCTAAGGCTCAAGCTGAAGCGCTGAAACGAACCACCGACAGTTCGGAACTGATGAACCGTAGCTTACATTGTTTTCCTTTCGTTCCTTTATAGTACGCAAGTGAAGGGAAAGCCACTGATCTTGGGACCAACTATTTTAGAGACAAAAAGAGGAGCGAACCGATTGGCTAAGTAATGAAAAGTCGCACCACTCTCTGAAAACCGAACACCaaacaccacacaccacacaccaaATACCCAACTCACCCACTCGCTCAAGGATCAGAAAGAAAAGTGCCAATAATGCGACTGAAAATAAACACATGTCATTCAAACCTTCTGACTTCTCCATTCAcaaatcatttattatttaaatgccaGTCAATTAATCCGTAATCATTATTTTTCATGCCTTCAACGTGTTAGCCTAAAAATCTAATTGGccataattaaatgaattgcAGCTGCGGTGAAATGtatagtttttagttttagttttactTCTGTA from Drosophila yakuba strain Tai18E2 chromosome 3L, Prin_Dyak_Tai18E2_2.1, whole genome shotgun sequence carries:
- the LOC120321611 gene encoding glucose transporter type 1-like, whose amino-acid sequence is MKNKKKKNKPRNPFAVHCNNQVFGTTSFSLTVEGMGPYPLSDSTNLLGPGSSSYGPGGVLGSASGSGGHCYTNYGTNLQTPQVARKCHYDEVDDYSFRRHSAHGRMSCRLTQHHR